ATTTTATGTCTACAAACTTATTCTAACACCAACCTTTGAAAAAAGAATAAAAGAAAATGCTATAAAAAAATATAATTTCTTTTTTAATACTAAATTAGATGAAAATTTTAATTTTATAAAAAAAATAAATTTAAAAAATAGAACTCCAATAGGAACAAAATACAAAGATATAACTCTTTTAGGTGATAAATTACAAATTGAAATTGAAGATAATGAATATGCCCAAAAATTAGGATGGATTATCTTTTCAACAGGTCTTTTAGAACTTGGTGCTCGAGGATTTGGATATGTAAACGCAAAGTTTATTTAGTTTAAATAGATAGTGGGGTAGAAAATGTTAAAAGATTGTATAGAATCACATATTCTAATATACATAAAATTGCTCTTCTTGGTATTTTGGGAGCTATTTTAGGTTTAGAAGGATACAATCAACAAAAACGAAAGATTAAACCCTCTATATATCCAGAATTCTATGAAAACCTTAAAGATTTAAAGATTAGTATTGTCCCAAAAAATATTTCATTAACTAAAAAAATTCAAGTTTTTAATAATAGCGTTGGATATGCAAGCTTTGAAGAGGGTGGAAACCTTATTGTAAAAGAGCAGTGGCTTGAAAATCCTGAATGGGATATCTATATTTTATTGGATAATAACTCTAGTCTTTTAAGGACTTTAGAGGAACGATTATTAAAATATCACTTTACATATATTCCTTATTTAGGA
This DNA window, taken from Cetobacterium somerae ATCC BAA-474, encodes the following:
- a CDS encoding CRISPR-associated endoribonuclease Cas6, translated to FYVYKLILTPTFEKRIKENAIKKYNFFFNTKLDENFNFIKKINLKNRTPIGTKYKDITLLGDKLQIEIEDNEYAQKLGWIIFSTGLLELGARGFGYVNAKFI
- the cas5b gene encoding type I-B CRISPR-associated protein Cas5b, with translation MYRITYSNIHKIALLGILGAILGLEGYNQQKRKIKPSIYPEFYENLKDLKISIVPKNISLTKKIQVFNNSVGYASFEEGGNLIVKEQWLENPEWDIYILLDNNSSLLRTLEERLLKYHFTYIPYLGKNDHIANVEDVEILDVENIEDTCEIHSLINKASVETISQPQKMRGELFKYEEYLPYELEKITNQYTYHKFLHTNFNLKLQCFENIYRCNNLNLFFF